ACTTGCACAAATATATCCAGAAATGTGTTACCTGCACGGCGCGCACTCGACTGTTGACCATGCACTTGCGAACCTTATCAGCGAACTTTAGTGACCCTAATGTGGCATGGACAAACATAGGATCTTGAGAGATGTTTACAAACAACAGCACTTTTGAATGGCCCTCAAAAGAGTtctgcaaagaaaaaaaaagataaaaacttAGTTTGACAAGCAACAGAGCAAAAAACTTTATAACCTACTtttcaaacaaaaataaataactaACCAACCTGCAAAAAGTGGGTCAGCTTGGAACCCCTAAATGGCAAAAACTCCCCTTTCGAAATTGCTTCAAAAACTTGCCCTAGGGCAAGTAAACTTTTATTTATGTTCTGAAACATtaaattaaacatgattaatTATAAATAGTAGTAATCATATTTTACACAATAAATAAAGTCACTTACACCAGTTTCATTCCTTGTTGCGTCCAACACATCAGTAGTTTTGCTTACTGATTCGCTGCCAGCTAAGTCGATCATCTGCAGCACACCTTCAATCTTGTGGTTTGATtgctacaaaaaaaaaactacgagTAAACTCAAAGCAACAGACTGGTCTCctttctcttttgttttgtgAGCGAGCTGAAAAGATGTAAGCTAGCAAAAAAGAGGAGGCGAGAAATGGTTGCTAGACGGTACAATTGTGGCGTACTATGTTTACTCTAACACTAGAGGACGATGCAAATACTTTTTTCCCCCAACACGCAAATGGGAGAAGGAAACATATGATCCACTCCGTGGAGGATAATGGTAGGGTGATTGAAGACAATCTGTTTGGTAAGGAACAGGTAGCCAACATTCACCTAGACGATGATACTTGGCCAGGAACTAAAAGATGTCTGAAGAGGATAAAGTAATGCTGACAAAACCTATCACATATGAAGAGTTAGATGCTGCGGTCAATGATATGAGACATAACACAGCCCAAGCCATAATGGGTTGTTAGTAGTGTTTTCCAAAGCTTTCTGGCCAAGGGCGTGAAAGAAGTGTTGGATATGAATGAAATGCTGGATGAACTATACACTAGAAATTTAGATATGTGGATACTTAATTTTGGGGTTATAATCTACTGCCAAAGGTCAAACAAGCAGCCAATATCAAGCAATTCAGACCAAATATGCTTTCTGAATGTGATCTACAAAATTATCACGAAAGTTCTAACATTGAGACTGACTAAAGTGGCTCATAAGTAAATATCAAATAGCCTT
The genomic region above belongs to Setaria italica strain Yugu1 chromosome VI, Setaria_italica_v2.0, whole genome shotgun sequence and contains:
- the LOC105914657 gene encoding kinesin-like protein KIN-14M; translated protein: MNENSSRSHFVFKLIISGYNKQSNHKIEGVLQMIDLAGSESVSKTTDVLDATRNETGNINKSLLALGQVFEAISKGEFLPFRGSKLTHFLQNSFEGHSKVLLFVNISQDPMFVHATLGSLKFADKVRKCMVNSRVRAVQEKSMLHEDNEGHSVLPSTHKMYVVNLF